Genomic segment of Saprospira sp. CCB-QB6:
ACTATTTTTTGCATTTCTTTTCGTTTCCTATTTTTTGGGGCCTCCCGCAGCCCTTTTTACGGGGCTGCGGGCGCTATGTTGCGGGGCTCGCTATTCGCTCGGCCCTGCGGCGGCGCTGCCGCCTGGGTCTGGCCCTTTGGGCCACCCCTCCACAGCGCTAGGCCGTTGCAGGCTTTGCCTGCAGGGCGCTTCGCGCCCTTTTGGGACCTTAAATTTAGGCCTTTTTATCAAATTCCTCAAATAGTTCTTGGCGGCCGTATTTACTACAAATGGGACAGTCATAAGGGTTGTGTCCTCTTGCGGGACAGTACTCTCGACCAAAGAAAATGATTTGCAGGTGCAATTTGTTCCAACTTTTCTTAGGAAATAATGCTTTTAGGTCTTTTTCTGTCTGCTCTACTGATTTTCCATTGCTCAATTGCCAGCGCCAAGCCAAACGATGAATGTGAGTATCCACAGGAAAGGCGGGATGACCAAATCCTTGAGACATGACTACAGAGGCCGTTTTGTGGCCCACGCCAGGCAATTTTTCTAGGGCCTCAAAGCTTTCGGGCACTTCACCTTGGTATTCCTCTAGCAGAATTTGAGAGAGTTTAGAAATGGCCTTAGATTTTCGGGGGGCCAGGCCACAGGGCCGAATAATTCGCTCGATTTCGGCAACGGGCAATTTAATCATTTCGGCTGGCGTGCTGGCCTTTTCAAACAGAATGGGCGTAACGGTATTCACTCTAGCGTCTGTACATTGGGCCGAGAGCAAAACGGCCACCAACAAACTGTAATTATCGGTATGTTCTAGTGGAATAGGCGTTTCTGGATAAAGCTCATCCAGCCATTTCCGTATATTTTTGCTCACTGTTTTATGGCTAGGATAACGGCCAGGGCGTTTTCTTTTGGGCATAAGTAAAAATCTTTTGAGTGCAGAGCAAGATACAATTTTTTGTGCAGATAGACGGACCGAGGCGAAGGAGTTCTATTTGGCCTAGCGATGTGCAGCAGTGCGGCGAAGCCGCAGACCAAGGCCGTCAGGCCGCAGGGCCGAGCGACCCGACCAACGGGAGCCGACGCAGCGAAGCAAGTAATAGCGAGCTGCGACAACAAGGACTTTAGTCCGCAGTTCGACGACCAAAGGGAGTAACCGTAGCGCCGACGAGCGCAGCGAGGCGGAGGCCCCAAAAAAAAGGCCTCCTTATATAAGGAGACCTTGAGATTTTTTCTGGCTGGCTAAAATTAGCGGCCGAGATAAGCTTTGAGCAACTTACTTTTAGAGGTAGAGGTTCTCAATTTATTGATAGCTTTATCTTTAATTTGGCGAACGCGTTCGCGAGTCAGGCCAAACTTATCGCCAATATCTTCTAGTGACATGGGATGTTGGTAGCCGATACCGAAATAGAGTTTGATCACATCTCTTT
This window contains:
- the nth gene encoding endonuclease III → MPKRKRPGRYPSHKTVSKNIRKWLDELYPETPIPLEHTDNYSLLVAVLLSAQCTDARVNTVTPILFEKASTPAEMIKLPVAEIERIIRPCGLAPRKSKAISKLSQILLEEYQGEVPESFEALEKLPGVGHKTASVVMSQGFGHPAFPVDTHIHRLAWRWQLSNGKSVEQTEKDLKALFPKKSWNKLHLQIIFFGREYCPARGHNPYDCPICSKYGRQELFEEFDKKA